GAGGACGGCGACGGCGAGCCAGCCGTGGCCGAAGACGAGGGTGCCGAGGGTGACGCCGAGGGCGCCGAAGAGCTGCGGCACCGCGATGTTGAAGATCCGCATCCGGTAGGCGTCGGCGGTGTCGCCGATGACACCGGAGAGGGCGCCCATGGAGACGAGGGCGCCGTAGGCGGGCTGTCCGACGGCGAGTCCGACGGCGATCGGCGCGGACAGCGCGACGGACGCGCGGGCGACGGCGGCCCAGGGGATGGGGGTGGGGGCGGGCTTGAGCCCGGCCGTGAGCCAGGTGGGCGGTGAGAGCCGTACGGGCCGAGCGGGGCGTGCCATGCCCCCCAACTTACGTGTCAGGTGGTGCGGTCAGGCGGCGCGGCAGAGCTCGGCGCGGTGGGGGTGGTCGGCCGGGGTCGCCGGGGTCGAGGTGTGGGTGACGGTCCTGTGGACCGGTCGCGTGGCGTTCGTGGCCCGCGAGCGGGTCCTGGTGAAGACGACGAGGCGGAGCACCGCGAAGCGGGCGGTGCCGGCGAGTGCGGAGGCGGTCAGGTAGACGATCTGTTCGAGCATCGCCCCGGGCGCCGCCACCAGTTGCTGGAGGAGCAGCATCGCGCCGCAGGTCACCGCGTACGCGGCCGCGGCGGAGCCGGCCGACTGCGTGTGCTGGCGCCAGGTGGCGCGTCCGCCCGCGCCGAAGGTGAAGCGGGCGTGCAGCTCGGTGGAGAGGAGTGTGGAGGCCACGGCTATCAGGGCGTTGGCCAGGAGCCAGGGGATCCAGGAGGCGAGGCCCGTCACGGCGAAGCTGGAGGCGATGCCGACTCCGCCGCCGCAGAGCACGAAGCGGGCGAAGGCGTGGAAGGCGCCGGGTGCCGTCTGCTGCCGGCTCTGCCCTGCTGTCTCCATGATCGGACCCCTCCGCTGGCTCGCTCCGCCGCCCGATGCGTACCCGTCGGCCGGTGGGCCGTGGGCGTGCATCCCTTATGGCGCCATGATGGCACATGAGTGGCGCCATGGCGAGCCATTAATGGCATCAGTGGCGCCATCGATGGCGTCAGGGGGCGCCAAGGGGTGCCAAGGGGGTGCCATCAGGGGTGGTGGAGGTGCCTCATCCTGGGGTCAGTGACTGGAGCGGCGCATGGGGCGTCCTCGACGGCCCCGCGCGGCGAGGGTCGGTGCGGTGGTCAGTTGCGGTAGGACTCGACCTCCGAGGCCGGGCGGAGGGCGGCCGTGTCCGGGTCCTCGCCGAATTCGCTCTTCGCCCGGCGCTGGCGCAGCAGGTCCCAGCACTGGTCGAGCCTGACCTCCAGCTGGGCGAGGCGGGTGCGTTCCTCCGGGAGGAGGCCGCCCGTGCGCGTGCGCAGCGCGCGTTCCTCCTCGACGAGGGCGCCGATGTCGCCCAGGATCTCCTCGTTGTCCATGCTTTCAGCGTGGCCGATCAGCGTCTCGCGCGCAGGTCGAGAGCTCAGCGCTCTCCGCGCAGGTCGAGATCGGCGAGGACGGCCCGGTGGTCGGAGCCCGCGAGGTCGAGGAAGCGGATGCTCCGTACGGTGAAGTCGTCGCTCACCAGGACGTGGTCGATCTGGGCGAACGGCGGCAGCGGGCCTTCCATGGGCCAGGTCGGGGTGCGGCTCGCGTCCGCGCGCCGGGCGGCGTCCTGGAGGCGGCCGGCGGCGAGGATCGAGCGGAAGGCCGCGTGGTCCTGGGAGGCGTTGAAGTCCCCGGCGAACAGACGTGGCCCCGTGCCGAGCCGGGTCACGGCCTCGTCCTCGATCCGGCCGAGCTCCTGCTTCCACCCGTCGATCTGGCCCGGCACCGGCGGCAGCGGGTGGGCGAGTTGGAGGCGTACGGGCAGTCCGGCGATCCGGGCGGTGGCGCCCGGCATGCCCATCGCCGCCGGGATGACCCGCTCGTCGGTGAGCGGGTAGGCGCTCAGCAGGACGGAGCCGGAGGCCCCGCCGGCGTCGACCGAGGTGTGGTGGGGGAGTTCGGCGGCGAAGGCCGTGGTCAGGGCGTGTCCGCACACGAGGTCGCACTCGGTGGCGAAGACGAGCTGGGGGCGTTCGCGCCGGATCGTGTCGATCAGCGCCCCGGTGGCCTGGCCGTACTCGACGTTGGCGGCGAGCACCTTGACCCGGGCCAGCGGCAGTCCGTACGAGGTGACGAGCTGCGGCATGTAGGGCAGGGAACTCCAGCCGACCGCGGCGAGGACGACGACGGCGAGGAGGGTGAGCGCGCGGCGCCGGGCGACGGCGGCGAGGAGCACCGCGAGCCCGGCGGGCACGGCGAGCCAGGGCAGCAGGGAGAGCAGCTGCGGTACGGGGGAGATCCCGTCCGTGTCGAGGAAGCGGCAGGCGCTGATCAGGGCCGGGACGACCAGGAGCAGCCCGGCGGCCCAGGCGGTGAGGCGGTGCCTGGGCCGGAGGGGCTGGGGTTCGGGAGCCGTCGGTGCGGCGCTCGTCACGGATGCGGTTGGGGCGGCAGGGGCTCGGTCCACGCCTTTCAGTGTCGCAGGGCCTGTGCGATCTCCGCGGTCGTGGTGCCCGAGAGCGTCCGATTGCTGCGCGCCGTACCCGACTTGGAGGCTCCGGGTTCGACGCCGTTGATGTTCAGGACGACCGCGTCGAGGAGATTT
The sequence above is a segment of the Streptomyces sp. NBC_01255 genome. Coding sequences within it:
- a CDS encoding DUF2630 family protein, with amino-acid sequence MDNEEILGDIGALVEEERALRTRTGGLLPEERTRLAQLEVRLDQCWDLLRQRRAKSEFGEDPDTAALRPASEVESYRN
- a CDS encoding endonuclease/exonuclease/phosphatase family protein, with the protein product MDRAPAAPTASVTSAAPTAPEPQPLRPRHRLTAWAAGLLLVVPALISACRFLDTDGISPVPQLLSLLPWLAVPAGLAVLLAAVARRRALTLLAVVVLAAVGWSSLPYMPQLVTSYGLPLARVKVLAANVEYGQATGALIDTIRRERPQLVFATECDLVCGHALTTAFAAELPHHTSVDAGGASGSVLLSAYPLTDERVIPAAMGMPGATARIAGLPVRLQLAHPLPPVPGQIDGWKQELGRIEDEAVTRLGTGPRLFAGDFNASQDHAAFRSILAAGRLQDAARRADASRTPTWPMEGPLPPFAQIDHVLVSDDFTVRSIRFLDLAGSDHRAVLADLDLRGER